The DNA region GGCCAACCAATTTCCCCAATGACTATAGGCATGTGGCCATATCCAAGTTTACTGAGGGCTGCAAGTAAAGTGTCATAGTTTCCATCAAATACGTTTGTGTAAACATTGAAACCATCTGTGACAGGATGAGTAGTTCCCTCAAAGAATGCATAGTCTTGTGGGAAGTCTCCATCACCATAGAGGCTGAGGAATGGGTAGATGTTGACCATGAATGGAGCACCATTGGAGTTGAGGAACTCAACTATTTGAGTCATGATTTGGGTCAGCTCAGGCCGGAACGCGCCTTGTGAAGGAACTGTTGCCCCGTATGCATCGGCATTGCACGGGACAACTAGTTTTATTGATCTAGCAAGATTTGCTTTCACTAGAGACTGCTGTAGATTTTGTATCGCAGGCACGACCAAGTTCTCAAATTGACCATTATAACTCTTCAGGAATGGCTCATTTCCCACAGCAACATACCTGTAACAAAAAAACACCAAAAGTTTGATGGAATTAGAAAATCAAATCAATATGTTCAAGACTTAAGTAGTACCACCTTGCCCCTTCTGTTCATTCacttcaatatatgatattttttGATAAGAGAAAGAAACATGCATATATAATGGATGAGCTAATTATTTTGCAGATTTTAAACATGTTTGCTGATCTTGAAAAAGGAAGAAGGATATAGAAGCATAGCCAGAGTAAATGTTCCTACATGTTTGTTGCAACTAGTTCAAGACATGTTTACTCAGAAATTAAGACATGTAATTTATAATCAGAAGTGATTCTATAACTAAACATGCTATATATAATACTTACTTAGAGCTTCTAAGTAGAAGTGATTGGAGAACCAAACATGGTAGAATAAAGAactgatatatatacatacatagcTTAGAACTAAGAGAGGTAGTAAATTATATAAACCTGATATCAGCACCACCTTTACCCATGTAAGCAGAAACATTCTGGTGAACCCATAAATCAGAAGCAGCAGGGGAAGAACTCAAGAGAGGCAACATCTCATTGGGAATCCCAACCATGACCTGAATCCCACTCCCCATGAGGGCTTTAAGAACAGCATGCTCTGCCTCAAATAGCTTCACTTTTGGAATTTTGTTATCTTTCAAGAGTTCAACCACCGTGGAAGGCTTCAACTTGTGGAAAGAAACCGTGCCCCAGTTCACCCCTATTGCTGATTCCGTCATTGGAACCCACTTCCATGCCAACATCAACAAAAAAACAGCACCACCAAACCTGACTTCTAACATTATTACTCTACCACTGGCCCTGAAGAAAATGCTGGTTTGTTCTTTGGTTAACAAAATCAGACACTTTTTGCAAGAGTGTGTATCAGAGTTCATCAGCTTCATCACAGCAGAGGCCTCTGATAAGTGCCAGAACGAGAAGAGGAAGACCATCAACAGCGATGATCTTGTGTGGGCCATGACCACGCTCGGCTTTGAAGAGTATGTGCAGCCCCTGAAGGGTTACCTCCATAAGTACAGGGACATGGAGGGGGAGAAGACTAATTCTAATTTCATTGGGaggcagcaacagcaacagcagcagcaggtTGATCATGATGATCTTGGTGGTGCGCCAATGCCATCATCATCCACTATGATGATGATGTCCTCAGCGCATCACCATCAAGGGTTTATGTCTGCATCTGAAAATGTTTGGAAGAACTAGCTAGCTTGGTAGCTGGTTTTCTATGTTTGTTTTTATTGCATTTTTTATTCagaattcaattcaatttaGACAGGATAGTAGTATAGTGTTGTTCACACAATGAAAATCAAATAACACTTATTAAGTTACTTAGCTTGAATCCTTTCTAATTGTGTAGACCTTCGCTGATGCTTATAGAGAATCACACCTCTTCAGGCCTCCAGCATTCAAGTAGAGATAGCTGCTTGTTTGATTACAGAAGGTTGATTTTGTAGATACAGGGGTAAATCCAGAGTACTGTCCATCAAATTTTGATCGGTATATGATAGGTATGTAAATTGTGCAAGTGAAGAACAGAGAAGATTAATACTGAAATGAGAATTATATTGAAGAAGGTAAGGAGTAATACAGGAATAGAAAAAGATAGATGGTGTATTGTTAGAGAAAGCTCTAACAACCCAGAGAAGCTCTAATGGCTCTCTTCCTAGAAAgattcctctttctctctcctataACCGAATTTGATACTCATCAGTCCCCTCTCACCCCACACCTCACTACTCTATATACTAACTTACTAACTAACTCCCTCCTCTCCATTTTGCCTGAGACACCTCAGcacctttccctttctttctttcataaaCTTTCCACACCTTGGGCTTTCCTAAGCCCATTTCCCCTTTTGTGTTCGAGTCTCTATCAATTCCCTCCCCCTTAGAAAcagccttgtcctcaaggcaGAAGTCTGGAAATTGACCAACTAAGACCTCATTATCCTCCCAAGTGACATCATCCACTGATCTGTTGGTCCACTTAATCAAACTTTGGTGAACCTCTCTGTCACCTTGCCTGATACTTCTGGTGCCCAGAATCTCCTCAGGATAAAAGTCAGGAGTTTCCCCAATATCTAAATCAGTAGGCAGCTCCCCTTGGACTTGGTAATTGCCTATAGCCTTTTTTAAAAGAGACACATGGAAGACAGGGTGGATTCTTGATTCTGCTGGCAGTTTGAGCTTGTAAGCAACAGCTCCAATTTTgtcttcaatttgaaaagggCCATAGAACCTTGCTGCTAGTTTTTGATTAATTCTCTTGACAACAGAATGCTGCCTGTGGGGCCTGAGCTTGAGGAAGACCCATTCTCCTATGTCAAAGTTCaaatcccttctcttcttattAGCATAACTGACCATCTGCTCCTGTGCTCGCTGTAAATGTGCCCTCAGTTGCTTCAAAGCCTCATCTCTCTCACTTAATTCTAGAGCAACAGCTGCTACCTTGGTCTCATTAGCTAGAAACCTGATGATGGGAGGTGCTTTTCTGCCATAAACCACCTCAAAAGGAGTTTGGCCAATGGAGCAATGAAAGGTAGAATTATACCAAAACTCAGCCCAAGGAACCCAATAAGACCAAGTCCTCGGATGCTCAGAGGCAAAGCATCTCAAATAACTCTCTAAGCACCTGTTTATGACCTCTGTCTGGCCATCAGTCTCAGGGTGGTAGGAGGAGCTCATTTTCAACTTGGTACCCTGTAATTTGAATAGCTCAGACCAGAAGTGACTCACAAAAATTGGGTCTCTATCACTGATAACAGTGTTTGGAATCCCATGGAGCCTTACTATTTCCCTGACAAAGACCTCAGCAATGGACTTAGCAGTGTAGGGGTGTTTAAGCAAGATGAAATGGCTGTACTTGGATAGCCTATCCACTACAACCAAGATTGCCTCAAAGCCTTTAGATTTAGGTAACCCTGTGATAAAGTCAAGGGATATATCCTCCCAGATAGCATTTGGAACAGGAAGTGGTTGGAGCAGACCCCCTGGAGAAATTGCACTATACTTCTGCCTCTGACAAGTGTCACAACCCCTTACAAAATCACTCACTGTTCTCTGCATTCCCACCCAATATAGAGTTTCAGCCAGCCTTCTGTAGGTTCGTAGAAACCCTGAATGACCCCCAGTAGGTGTGCTGTGGTATTCCTGCAGAAGCCATGGAATTGAAGGTGATGTAGGAGAGAGCACAAGCCTGCCTTGGTATAACAGCACCCCTTGCTGGACTGAGAACCCAGGTTTGGCTTGGGGATTTTGTTGCACTTCCTGTGTCAGGTTCTGGATGTAAGCATCAGAGGCTATCTCCTCCAAGAGCTTCTTTCTATCTTCCCACAGAGGAAAAGATACCAGGCTCAT from Lotus japonicus ecotype B-129 chromosome 2, LjGifu_v1.2 includes:
- the LOC130737459 gene encoding glucan endo-1,3-beta-glucosidase 5-like isoform X3, encoding MAHTRSSLLMVFLFSFWHLSEASAVMKLMNSDTHSCKKCLILLTKEQTSIFFRASGRVIMLEVRFGGAVFLLMLAWKWVPMTESAIGVNWGTVSFHKLKPSTVVELLKDNKIPKVKLFEAEHAVLKALMGSGIQVMVGIPNEMLPLLSSSPAASDLWVHQNVSAYMGKGGADIRYVAVGNEPFLKSYNGQFENLVVPAIQNLQQSLVKANLARSIKLVVPCNADAYGATVPSQGAFRPELTQIMTQIVEFLNSNGAPFMVNIYPFLSLYGDGDFPQDYAFFEGTTHPVTDGFNVYTNVFDGNYDTLLAALSKLGYGHMPIVIGEIGWPSDGAIGANLTAAKVFNQGLINHVLNNKGTPLRPGSSPMDIYLFSLLDEGAKSTLPGGFERHSGIFYFDGKAKYTTFDTPEGNDSVALDLSSMGKGEAWVNGQSIGRYWIMFHDSKGKPSQSLVTVRR
- the LOC130737459 gene encoding glucan endo-1,3-beta-glucosidase 5-like isoform X2 — its product is MAHTRSSLLMVFLFSFWHLSEASAVMKLMNSDTHSCKKCLILLTKEQTSIFFRASGRVIMLEVRFGGAVFLLMLAWKWVPMTESAIGVNWGTVSFHKLKPSTVVELLKDNKIPKVKLFEAEHAVLKALMGSGIQVMVGIPNEMLPLLSSSPAASDLWVHQNVSAYMGKGGADIRYVAVGNEPFLKSYNGQFENLVVPAIQNLQQSLVKANLARSIKLVVPCNADAYGATVPSQGAFRPELTQIMTQIVEFLNSNGAPFMVNIYPFLSLYGDGDFPQDYAFFEGTTHPVTDGFNVYTNVFDGNYDTLLAALSKLGYGHMPIVIGEIGWPSDGAIGANLTAAKVFNQGLINHVLNNKGTPLRPGSSPMDIYLFSLLDEGAKSTLPGGFERHSGIFYFDGKAKYTTFDTPEGNDSVALDLSSMGKGEAWVNGQSIGRYWIMFHDSKGKPSQSLYHVPRSFLKDKANNTLVLVEGTLFISINTVSALTDLHDNFSKLSLPSSV